The following are encoded together in the Aciduricibacillus chroicocephali genome:
- the ehuB gene encoding ectoine/hydroxyectoine ABC transporter substrate-binding protein EhuB, whose protein sequence is MKKILTAIVLLSVTLMLAACGSSDSKDSKASEKNQLETIKNKGKVVIGFANEKPYAYQEGDELKGAAVDIAKAVFQELGVDEVEGKLADFSQLIPGLKAGKFDVITAGMAITPDRCRSVAFGEPEMTYGEGLIVKRGNPKKLHSYEDIANNKDIKVSVMSGATENGFLKEIGVDAKQIQAASDIPATFSAVESGRADATTGTEMTIKMALESANSDKLEFVEDFKQPKVEGNPSYGAAAFKKGSDDLRKAYNEKLQELKDNGTVAKLLEQNGFSEKSNMVADDITTEKVCSGNF, encoded by the coding sequence GTGAAAAAAATTCTTACTGCGATTGTATTGCTCTCAGTCACGCTCATGCTTGCAGCTTGCGGCTCATCCGATAGCAAAGACAGCAAAGCAAGTGAAAAGAACCAGCTTGAAACAATTAAAAATAAAGGGAAAGTTGTCATCGGTTTTGCCAACGAAAAACCCTATGCCTATCAGGAAGGAGACGAGCTTAAAGGAGCTGCAGTTGACATCGCAAAAGCTGTTTTCCAAGAGCTTGGAGTTGATGAAGTCGAAGGAAAACTTGCCGACTTTAGCCAGCTTATTCCCGGACTGAAAGCAGGTAAATTCGATGTTATAACGGCTGGTATGGCAATTACGCCCGATCGCTGCAGAAGCGTTGCATTTGGCGAGCCAGAAATGACCTACGGTGAGGGTCTGATTGTCAAAAGAGGCAATCCGAAAAAACTACACAGCTATGAAGATATAGCAAATAACAAAGATATCAAGGTATCTGTCATGTCCGGTGCCACAGAGAATGGATTCTTGAAAGAAATCGGCGTAGATGCTAAACAAATTCAAGCTGCTTCTGATATTCCCGCCACGTTCTCTGCTGTTGAATCAGGACGTGCTGATGCCACAACAGGTACAGAGATGACAATTAAAATGGCACTTGAATCAGCAAATTCGGACAAGCTTGAATTCGTTGAAGACTTTAAACAACCTAAAGTGGAAGGTAATCCAAGCTATGGTGCTGCTGCTTTTAAAAAAGGCAGCGATGACTTGCGTAAAGCCTACAATGAAAAGTTGCAGGAATTAAAAGACAACGGCACAGTTGCCAAACTGCTCGAACAAAACGGATTCAGTGAGAAGTCCAACATGGTCGCCGATGATATTACAACAGAGAAAGTATGCAGTGGTAATTTTTAA
- a CDS encoding SH3 domain-containing protein: protein MKKMIIFALSCTFALLGFLVIADNGAAASSKTMYVTADSLNVRQAPSIKAKIETKVKKHTALIVQEVDGSWSKVTVNQQTGWVSSKYLTLKKPQNYANRLKTIDKNSQLILVTSNGGKSSKADIMTYDRNKKGKWVLRMKVKGHIGKYGFTTNKTEGNSETPVGKYTIGTAFGQKGNPGTKLPFRNITNDDVWVDDPSSKLYNTWQSREKTEHMWKSAENMNHKLYKYGFVINYNTKRIPNKGSAIFFHIGNSYTLGCTATSETNVIRILKWLDPKKEPVIIQTPLNALNKY, encoded by the coding sequence ATGAAAAAAATGATAATTTTTGCTTTAAGTTGTACCTTTGCACTTCTTGGCTTTTTAGTAATAGCCGACAATGGAGCAGCAGCTTCTAGCAAAACAATGTACGTCACAGCCGACTCCCTGAATGTTAGACAAGCTCCTTCTATAAAAGCGAAGATTGAAACGAAAGTGAAGAAACATACAGCCCTTATAGTGCAAGAAGTGGACGGTTCATGGAGCAAAGTAACTGTGAATCAGCAAACCGGATGGGTCTCCAGTAAATATCTTACCTTAAAGAAACCGCAAAATTATGCCAATCGGCTTAAGACAATTGATAAGAATAGCCAGCTCATTCTTGTTACTTCCAATGGTGGGAAATCGAGTAAAGCGGATATCATGACATATGATAGAAACAAAAAGGGGAAATGGGTTCTCCGCATGAAAGTGAAAGGACATATCGGAAAGTATGGATTTACTACTAATAAAACAGAAGGTAACAGTGAGACACCAGTTGGCAAGTACACAATTGGGACAGCCTTCGGACAAAAAGGTAACCCGGGTACAAAGCTTCCTTTCCGTAATATAACAAATGATGATGTGTGGGTAGATGATCCATCGTCCAAGCTCTACAATACATGGCAATCGAGAGAAAAGACAGAACACATGTGGAAAAGTGCCGAAAATATGAATCATAAATTGTATAAATATGGGTTTGTGATTAACTACAACACGAAGCGTATCCCGAACAAGGGGAGTGCGATATTCTTCCATATCGGTAACAGCTATACTTTGGGATGCACAGCGACTAGCGAAACGAATGTAATCAGAATCCTTAAATGGCTCGATCCAAAGAAGGAGCCGGTCATCATCCAGACACCTTTGAACGCATTAAATAAATATTAA
- a CDS encoding AAA domain-containing protein, protein MMTKKIQQTIRCSLAMTNNARDGIRKWLANEQTFFALESAFDVHVEKQPLNRQGNHSYAFYFDPETNPRLGKKLDARVAVMQCVLKSDGLLATGFHVRGTRESVKTNRRYQGLFDFQLNRPGLPLAADIHMTLQGLPVAEERSEYVKKQIESWEGYLQIAESQADVEDIHCTFSTYSFSGDFTKVRLHCNGLKAKNWRQLQGFSVKLESPSVDLGQVVNANKGKQIVEVELKRPLQKAARETNKLPAPNGKITLSNFASLTQIRRLRKGFKDLEDGLAANANLEKILFAERPLVKINNKKFDLDFHNNLNEFQREAVTGAMKANDLYVIQGPPGTGKTTVISEICYQNVKAGLRTLVASQSNLAVDNALGRLLSDPAIRILRYGRTESIEEEGRKFIEENVALHWRDGTLENVRQDLQKTVARQTELQNEITELEKTINQMNTRQEALKEELAIQHKLEQELEHLQRDRIEKDKVLSKVQEKLLDSENILKQRKQELNSIINEIDELQGLLEKEPAAETLEANNAKLLKELGRLEEIEKVFKLNKQLQNAESSLATATTRIPEIDKEQTVYEKMSGCLPGVQKIDKLQQLFEENGMELPLDLTLDIGEMNRIGHGITSLPYQIDEVKQLHERLRNAISKIEETLHRQAFPLGQIPKRVTNTFGTIPEMHDMVDQIGRFLIRPETKKLLAMPGHPEQKTLVLQKLANNLSHLYGKLDEVLEMGHAIQQQMQIRQEVKRLFTVIKKGTRSYFMRRLSELNEEKQAFQQRLHTLTEERNSLAVQLAEKNLNEFNMTEAELATGLENVHSGILECEEQLANIKEAVTRLDVTQNQQAVLKVSVQEAEDVLALSQKEKDEMEMQLDHISEQIADKKDRLNPEIKNELKGLTDSIAEGEEELDQLKKEQNKLPIRIELQRQWELLLEEASEYDLDEIRKLYVQHANVIGTTCVASASKAFMEDYPEFDVVIIDEVSKATPPELLLPMLKGKKIILVGDHHQLPPLIGQETMDEFIHTQESNEQQGLRKLLNESLFERLFRTLPKQNKTMLSIQYRMHERIMSTISPFYKEGNYELQCGLPDSDLARDHLLESPLIQREEHLLWIDTPNEHAYFEEKPKGGTSRFNKAELQLIRESLLDLESATELAKAAGRISDNEKKSVGIISFYGEQVKRINHLIDQEIRPKHLHCRTGSVDKFQGMEMDIIILSFVRNHDESSGDIGFAKDYRRLNVALSRSRELLIIIGSSEMFASRTKNEKARDMYQRLYETVQHQGKIRTVKEQQMHG, encoded by the coding sequence ATGATGACTAAAAAGATACAGCAGACGATTCGCTGCAGCCTTGCCATGACGAATAACGCACGAGATGGTATACGAAAATGGCTTGCAAATGAGCAGACTTTCTTTGCACTTGAATCTGCTTTTGATGTCCATGTGGAGAAACAACCCCTCAACCGGCAAGGAAATCATTCTTATGCTTTTTATTTCGACCCGGAGACAAATCCTCGGCTCGGTAAGAAACTAGATGCGCGTGTCGCTGTCATGCAGTGTGTATTAAAATCAGACGGACTTCTTGCGACCGGTTTCCATGTCCGTGGGACTAGAGAGTCAGTAAAGACGAACCGGCGTTATCAAGGGCTTTTTGATTTTCAATTGAACCGTCCAGGCCTCCCGCTTGCTGCTGACATCCATATGACATTACAAGGGTTGCCTGTTGCCGAGGAGCGTTCCGAATATGTAAAGAAACAAATTGAGAGCTGGGAAGGTTATTTGCAGATTGCGGAAAGCCAAGCGGATGTTGAGGATATACACTGCACATTCTCCACTTATTCTTTTTCCGGAGACTTCACAAAGGTTCGTCTGCATTGTAATGGTCTTAAAGCAAAGAATTGGAGACAATTGCAAGGCTTTAGTGTCAAATTGGAAAGTCCTTCAGTTGACCTCGGACAAGTAGTTAATGCCAACAAAGGCAAGCAGATTGTCGAAGTTGAGCTAAAAAGACCTTTGCAAAAGGCTGCCCGTGAGACAAATAAGCTTCCTGCTCCAAATGGGAAAATTACCCTTTCCAATTTTGCCTCTTTAACTCAAATACGCAGATTGCGCAAAGGATTTAAAGATCTTGAGGATGGCCTCGCAGCCAATGCCAACTTAGAGAAAATCCTTTTCGCAGAACGACCGCTCGTTAAAATAAATAATAAAAAATTTGATTTGGATTTTCACAATAACCTTAATGAATTTCAAAGAGAAGCTGTTACCGGTGCAATGAAGGCGAACGATCTATATGTGATCCAGGGTCCTCCTGGAACTGGAAAGACGACGGTAATCTCAGAAATCTGCTATCAGAATGTAAAAGCAGGACTGCGGACGCTTGTCGCTTCGCAATCCAATCTTGCAGTCGATAACGCACTTGGCCGTCTGCTTTCCGATCCCGCCATCCGTATATTGCGTTATGGAAGAACAGAGAGCATTGAGGAAGAAGGCAGGAAATTTATCGAGGAAAATGTCGCTCTTCATTGGCGTGACGGAACACTTGAAAATGTGCGGCAAGATTTGCAAAAGACTGTTGCCCGTCAGACTGAATTGCAAAATGAGATCACTGAGTTGGAGAAAACCATTAATCAAATGAACACCCGTCAGGAAGCTCTTAAGGAAGAGCTCGCAATTCAACATAAGCTAGAGCAGGAATTGGAACATTTACAAAGAGACAGAATTGAGAAAGATAAGGTTTTAAGCAAAGTTCAAGAAAAGCTGTTAGATTCAGAGAACATTTTGAAGCAGCGTAAACAGGAACTCAATTCAATTATTAACGAAATCGACGAGTTGCAGGGATTACTTGAAAAAGAACCTGCAGCAGAAACTTTGGAAGCTAATAACGCAAAACTACTAAAAGAACTTGGAAGACTGGAAGAGATCGAAAAGGTATTCAAGTTGAATAAACAATTGCAAAATGCAGAGAGCTCTCTTGCAACTGCGACTACCCGCATTCCAGAAATTGATAAAGAGCAGACCGTTTATGAAAAAATGAGTGGGTGTCTGCCCGGAGTTCAAAAGATTGATAAATTGCAACAGCTGTTCGAGGAAAATGGGATGGAACTCCCCCTCGATCTGACACTTGATATTGGAGAAATGAACCGGATTGGTCATGGCATCACTTCTCTTCCCTATCAGATTGATGAAGTGAAACAGTTGCATGAAAGACTTCGCAATGCCATTTCAAAAATCGAAGAAACATTGCATAGACAAGCTTTCCCTCTCGGTCAGATTCCGAAGCGGGTTACCAATACATTTGGAACCATTCCTGAGATGCATGACATGGTCGACCAGATTGGCCGTTTTCTGATCAGACCGGAAACAAAAAAACTGCTCGCTATGCCTGGCCATCCAGAGCAAAAGACTTTAGTCCTTCAAAAACTGGCAAACAATCTTTCCCACCTCTACGGAAAGCTCGATGAAGTATTGGAAATGGGACATGCCATTCAACAGCAAATGCAAATTCGTCAAGAAGTAAAACGTCTTTTTACCGTCATTAAGAAAGGTACACGCTCATATTTCATGAGACGATTGTCAGAACTTAACGAGGAAAAACAAGCTTTCCAGCAGCGTTTGCATACTTTAACCGAAGAGAGGAATTCTCTCGCTGTCCAATTGGCTGAAAAGAATTTGAATGAATTCAATATGACAGAGGCAGAGCTTGCAACCGGTCTTGAAAATGTTCACTCAGGCATACTCGAATGCGAGGAACAACTTGCGAATATTAAAGAAGCAGTTACTAGATTGGATGTTACCCAGAATCAGCAAGCTGTTTTAAAGGTATCAGTTCAGGAAGCCGAAGATGTTTTGGCACTTTCCCAAAAAGAGAAAGACGAGATGGAAATGCAACTCGATCATATAAGTGAGCAGATTGCCGATAAAAAAGACCGGCTAAATCCTGAAATTAAAAATGAACTTAAGGGATTGACAGACAGCATTGCTGAAGGAGAAGAAGAACTTGATCAATTGAAGAAGGAACAGAACAAGCTTCCAATCCGTATCGAGTTGCAGCGACAATGGGAATTGCTGCTTGAAGAAGCGAGTGAATATGACCTCGATGAAATTCGCAAGTTGTATGTCCAACATGCGAATGTGATCGGAACAACCTGTGTCGCTTCTGCTTCCAAAGCGTTCATGGAAGACTATCCGGAATTTGACGTTGTCATCATTGACGAAGTTTCCAAAGCAACACCACCAGAACTTCTGTTACCAATGCTAAAAGGAAAGAAAATTATTCTTGTCGGCGACCACCATCAATTGCCTCCACTAATCGGCCAGGAAACGATGGATGAATTCATCCATACACAAGAATCCAATGAGCAGCAGGGATTACGCAAGCTCCTTAATGAATCATTGTTTGAAAGACTCTTCCGTACTCTTCCAAAGCAGAATAAAACGATGCTCAGCATTCAGTACCGCATGCATGAACGGATAATGTCAACGATATCTCCTTTTTATAAGGAAGGGAATTACGAACTGCAATGTGGTCTTCCCGATTCGGATCTTGCACGCGATCATCTGCTTGAGAGCCCGTTAATCCAACGAGAAGAACATCTTCTCTGGATCGATACACCGAATGAACATGCCTATTTTGAAGAGAAACCAAAAGGTGGGACAAGCCGGTTCAATAAAGCAGAGCTCCAATTGATCCGTGAATCACTCCTAGATTTGGAAAGTGCAACTGAACTAGCAAAAGCGGCTGGACGCATCTCAGATAATGAAAAGAAAAGCGTCGGTATCATTAGCTTTTATGGTGAACAAGTAAAGCGGATCAACCATTTGATTGATCAGGAAATCAGACCAAAGCATCTTCATTGCCGTACCGGATCCGTCGATAAATTCCAAGGCATGGAAATGGATATCATCATCTTGAGCTTCGTTCGCAATCACGACGAATCAAGCGGAGATATCGGCTTTGCCAAAGATTACCGTCGTCTCAATGTTGCCCTCTCTCGCTCACGGGAGTTACTCATCATCATTGGCAGCTCTGAAATGTTTGCTTCCAGAACGAAGAACGAGAAAGCGCGGGATATGTACCAGAGACTTTACGAAACAGTTCAACACCAAGGTAAAATTCGCACTGTGAAGGAGCAACAAATGCATGGATAA
- the ytzI gene encoding YtzI protein → MLVASIVSVVLTLLVLVLSFVTIQKGYAFKHTVDPLETARKKREENT, encoded by the coding sequence ATGCTCGTAGCAAGTATTGTCAGTGTCGTCTTGACATTGCTCGTGCTCGTACTGTCATTCGTGACAATCCAGAAAGGCTATGCGTTTAAACATACGGTTGATCCGTTGGAAACAGCCCGGAAAAAACGGGAAGAGAATACTTAA
- the ehuA gene encoding ectoine/hydroxyectoine ABC transporter ATP-binding protein EhuA, producing MTDPIVQFKDVHKSFGDVDVLKGINLDIRPAEKIALIGPSGSGKTTIIRMLMTLEEPTSGQIIVEGDNLWQMEKGGKLVRANEKHLRSVRGEIGMVFQHFNLFPHMTILENCMTAPIHVQKENKASARKRSIEMLEKVGLGDKLDNYPSQLSGGQKQRVAMARALVMRPKIMLFDEVTSALDPELVGEVLEVIRDIAYEGEMAMVLVTHEMDFALDVADRVIFLDEGVIAEDGKPEDVLQHSNNERLQSFLHRFRSMS from the coding sequence ATGACAGACCCCATCGTTCAGTTCAAAGATGTTCACAAATCATTTGGCGATGTTGATGTGTTAAAGGGAATTAATCTGGACATCCGACCAGCTGAAAAGATTGCGCTTATCGGACCGAGCGGTTCTGGTAAAACGACGATCATCCGCATGCTCATGACTCTTGAAGAACCAACTTCCGGCCAAATTATCGTTGAAGGCGATAATTTGTGGCAAATGGAGAAAGGCGGAAAACTTGTCCGCGCCAATGAAAAGCACCTTCGCTCCGTCCGCGGGGAAATCGGAATGGTCTTCCAGCACTTCAATCTGTTCCCGCATATGACCATTCTGGAAAACTGCATGACAGCTCCAATTCATGTACAAAAAGAAAACAAGGCCTCTGCCCGTAAGCGCTCAATCGAAATGCTTGAGAAAGTGGGCCTTGGAGACAAGCTTGACAACTATCCGAGCCAACTATCCGGCGGGCAGAAACAACGCGTTGCTATGGCACGAGCACTTGTCATGCGGCCAAAAATTATGCTATTCGACGAAGTCACATCCGCTCTGGACCCTGAGCTTGTCGGTGAAGTGCTCGAAGTAATACGCGATATTGCATATGAAGGTGAAATGGCCATGGTTCTCGTCACTCATGAAATGGACTTCGCTCTAGATGTTGCCGACCGTGTCATCTTCCTAGACGAAGGCGTCATTGCCGAAGACGGCAAACCAGAGGACGTTTTGCAGCACTCAAATAATGAACGATTGCAAAGCTTCCTTCACAGATTCAGAAGTATGAGTTGA
- a CDS encoding M15 family metallopeptidase: protein MKRFIRDVIGWLILLAAVLTIYHFLSSPQETPDGEAYAYTSDGKVPTGLYPAVEDKTNELIQRAENRGITMFITDDFRSSADQDELYAQGRTSGGSIVTNARGGESYHNYGLAVDFALKNSQGEAIWDMNYDGNGNGKADWMEVVDLAKELGFEWGGDWPGFKDYPHLQMDFGLTISQLKEGYMPK, encoded by the coding sequence ATGAAACGTTTTATAAGAGATGTGATTGGCTGGCTCATCCTATTGGCGGCCGTTTTGACGATTTATCATTTCTTAAGCTCGCCTCAAGAGACTCCAGACGGAGAAGCTTATGCCTATACTTCAGACGGAAAAGTACCAACCGGACTCTATCCTGCTGTGGAAGATAAGACAAATGAGCTAATTCAAAGAGCTGAAAATAGAGGGATCACGATGTTCATCACCGATGACTTCCGTAGCAGCGCAGACCAGGATGAGCTGTATGCCCAAGGCAGAACATCCGGAGGAAGTATTGTAACGAATGCGCGTGGTGGTGAATCATACCATAACTACGGACTGGCGGTAGACTTCGCATTGAAAAATTCCCAAGGTGAAGCCATTTGGGACATGAATTATGATGGAAATGGCAATGGAAAAGCAGATTGGATGGAAGTTGTTGACCTAGCAAAAGAACTTGGATTTGAGTGGGGCGGCGACTGGCCTGGCTTCAAAGACTACCCTCATTTACAAATGGACTTCGGACTTACAATCAGCCAGCTGAAAGAAGGATATATGCCAAAATAG
- the ehuD gene encoding ectoine/hydroxyectoine ABC transporter permease subunit EhuD, which produces MTDGWSWETFSDAFPFVVKGIGITLGLTVTCYIFALLFGFVWLFLRRIPVKPFSWLFTWIMEFIRSTPPLVQLFFIYYGWPTVPYVGATISPFACAVIALGLHFSTYISEVYRSGINHVDKGQWEAAKALNFPTRLKWIKIILPQALPPMIPMLGNYLIILFKEVPLAATIGVVGIMRLAQDYGDQYWNYLEPLTIVALLFLALSYISSLLTSWLERRMNFKFDKKKAIA; this is translated from the coding sequence ATGACTGATGGATGGAGTTGGGAAACATTCTCTGATGCTTTTCCGTTCGTTGTAAAAGGAATTGGCATTACACTCGGTCTTACTGTCACCTGCTACATATTTGCACTGCTCTTCGGTTTTGTATGGCTATTCCTGCGCCGCATTCCTGTTAAACCGTTTAGTTGGCTGTTCACCTGGATTATGGAATTCATTCGTTCGACACCACCACTCGTACAACTGTTCTTCATTTATTATGGCTGGCCTACCGTACCCTATGTCGGCGCGACAATCTCGCCTTTTGCTTGCGCAGTTATTGCACTTGGGCTCCACTTCAGTACATACATCAGCGAAGTTTATCGCTCCGGCATAAATCACGTAGACAAAGGACAGTGGGAAGCTGCTAAGGCACTCAACTTCCCTACAAGATTAAAATGGATAAAAATTATTTTGCCACAGGCTTTGCCTCCGATGATTCCAATGCTCGGTAACTATTTGATCATCCTATTTAAAGAAGTGCCTCTGGCAGCCACAATCGGAGTTGTCGGCATCATGCGGCTCGCACAAGACTATGGCGATCAATACTGGAACTACCTAGAGCCCTTGACGATTGTCGCTCTGCTCTTCCTCGCACTTAGCTATATCTCTTCCCTGCTGACCAGCTGGCTCGAGAGACGAATGAATTTCAAATTTGACAAGAAGAAAGCGATTGCCTGA
- a CDS encoding amino acid ABC transporter permease, which yields MDTLTEIFPILLKGLRITILVLIGSAFFSYIIAFISGLGRLSKNIFIRKFVGFYIEVFRGTSLIVQLFWLYYALPILFNFDIGSDIWAGIIAISLNYGAYMSEIVRGSILAVSKGQTEAGIALNMTGFQRMRLIILPQATRMMLPEFGNYLIQMLKATSLVSLIGLSDMLYYGNLYRSTHLAESSNVYLLILIAYFILALPLIWLVRKMEGFSKKGVASE from the coding sequence ATGGATACTCTTACTGAAATATTTCCTATTTTATTAAAAGGTCTGCGCATTACGATCCTTGTTCTAATTGGTTCGGCATTCTTTAGCTATATAATTGCCTTCATTTCCGGTCTTGGACGCCTTTCCAAAAACATCTTCATTCGTAAATTCGTTGGATTCTATATTGAAGTGTTCCGCGGGACTTCTCTTATTGTGCAGCTCTTCTGGCTATACTACGCACTTCCAATCCTATTCAATTTTGATATTGGTTCGGACATCTGGGCTGGCATTATTGCGATTTCACTCAACTATGGGGCTTATATGTCGGAGATTGTTCGCGGATCGATACTCGCAGTTTCAAAAGGACAGACGGAAGCAGGCATTGCACTTAATATGACCGGGTTCCAACGTATGCGCCTCATCATATTGCCTCAGGCCACACGAATGATGCTGCCGGAATTCGGAAACTACTTGATTCAAATGCTGAAAGCAACTTCTCTCGTATCACTAATTGGGCTCTCCGATATGCTTTATTACGGAAACCTATACCGCAGCACACATCTCGCTGAATCATCAAACGTCTACCTGTTAATACTTATCGCCTATTTCATCCTTGCACTGCCACTCATCTGGCTCGTACGCAAGATGGAAGGATTCTCAAAGAAAGGAGTTGCTAGTGAATGA